A stretch of the Macaca thibetana thibetana isolate TM-01 chromosome X, ASM2454274v1, whole genome shotgun sequence genome encodes the following:
- the CCNQ gene encoding cyclin-Q isoform X2, translating into MEAPEGGGGGPAARGPEGQPAPEARVHFRVARFIMEAGVKLGMRSIPIATACTIYHKFFCETNLDAYDPYLIAMSSIYLAGKVEEQHLRTRDIINVSNRYFNPSGEPLELDSRFWELRDSIVQCELLMLRVLRFQVSFQHPHKYLLHYLVSLKNWLNRHSWQRTPVAVTAWALLRDSYHGGLCLRFQAQHIAVAVLYLALQVYGVEVPAEVEAEKPWWQIYTMDTEIP; encoded by the exons ATGGAAGCCCCGGAGGGCGGCGGAGGGGGGCCCGCAGCGCGGGGCCCTGAGGGGCAGCCGGCGCCCGAAGCCAGGGTGCACTTCCGAGTGGCGAGGTTCATCATGGAGGCAG GTGTCAAGCTAGGGATGCGGTCCATTCCCATTGCCACTGCTTGCACCATTTACCATAAGTTCTTCTGTGAGACCAACCTGGATGCCTATGACCCTTACCTGATTGCCATGTCTTCCATTTACTTGGCTGGCAAAGTGGAAGAGCAGCACCTGCGGACTCGTGACATCATCAATGTGTCCAACAG GTACTTTAACCCAAGCGGTGAGCCCCTGGAATTGGACTCCCGCTTCTGGGAGCTCCGGGACAGCATTGTGCAGTGTGAGCTTCTCATGCTGAGAGTTCTGCGCTTCCAGGTCTCCTTCCAGCATCCACACAAG TATCTGCTCCACTACCTGGTTTCCCTCAAGAACTGGCTGAACCGCCACAGCTGGCAGCGGACCCCTGTTGCCGTCACTGCCTGGGCCCTGCTGCGGGACAGCTACCACGGGGGGCTGTGCCTCCGCTTCCAGGCCCAGCACATCGCCGTGGCAGTGCTCTACCTGGCCCTGCAGGTCTACGGAGTTGAAGTGCCCGCCGAAGTCGAGGCTGAGaagccatggtggcag